The Nitrospirota bacterium genome has a segment encoding these proteins:
- the glnA gene encoding type I glutamate--ammonia ligase has translation MTPREVLDLAKKGKAVMVDLRFMDFPGLWQHFSIPMTALNESSFEDGLGFDGSSIRGWQAIHNSDMLVLPDPTTAIMDPFTQHPTLSLICNVIDPITREHYSRDPRFIAQKAEQYLKSTKIADTTYFGPEAEFFVFDDIRYAQNEHCGFYYIDSIEGQWNTGREEGPNLGYKPRYKEGYFPVPPMDTMQDLRTEMVLEMQKCGIEIEAQHHEVATAGQNEIDMRFDTLTRVADKLLQYKYVVKMVARRHNKTVTFMPKPVFGDNGSGMHCHQSLWKGGKPLFAGSEYAGLSQMALYYIGGILKHAPALAALTSPTTNSYRRLVPGFEAPVNLAYSSRNRSASIRIPMYSASPKAKRVEVRFPDASCNPYLAFSAMLMAGLDGIENKIEPGAPLDKDIYDMKPEELTDIPSLPGSLDEALEHLDNDKEFLLKGGVFTEDVIDTWINYKRTREIDAMRLRPHPYEFNLYFDI, from the coding sequence ATGACACCACGTGAGGTACTGGATTTAGCAAAAAAAGGCAAGGCAGTAATGGTAGACCTGAGGTTTATGGACTTTCCGGGTCTCTGGCAGCATTTTTCAATCCCGATGACTGCTCTTAACGAATCATCATTTGAAGATGGCCTGGGATTTGACGGCTCAAGCATCCGCGGCTGGCAGGCAATACATAACAGCGACATGCTGGTGTTACCCGATCCAACTACAGCTATAATGGATCCCTTTACACAGCACCCTACCCTGAGCCTTATCTGTAATGTCATTGACCCTATAACAAGGGAACACTACAGCAGGGATCCACGCTTTATAGCCCAGAAGGCTGAGCAGTATCTTAAATCAACAAAGATTGCAGATACAACATATTTCGGCCCTGAGGCCGAGTTCTTCGTGTTTGATGACATCAGATATGCACAGAATGAGCATTGCGGATTTTACTATATAGATTCAATCGAAGGCCAGTGGAACACAGGCAGGGAAGAAGGACCGAACCTTGGATACAAGCCCCGCTATAAGGAAGGCTATTTCCCCGTGCCTCCAATGGATACGATGCAGGACCTGAGGACAGAGATGGTTCTTGAGATGCAGAAGTGCGGTATAGAGATCGAGGCCCAGCATCATGAAGTGGCAACTGCCGGTCAAAACGAAATAGACATGAGATTTGATACACTCACCCGTGTTGCGGACAAGCTCCTGCAATATAAGTATGTAGTGAAGATGGTTGCGAGGAGGCACAATAAGACTGTGACATTCATGCCTAAGCCGGTCTTCGGTGACAACGGGTCCGGAATGCATTGTCATCAAAGCCTCTGGAAGGGCGGCAAGCCATTATTTGCCGGGAGCGAATACGCAGGATTGAGTCAGATGGCGCTTTATTACATTGGCGGTATACTCAAACATGCGCCTGCACTGGCAGCCCTGACATCACCAACAACCAACTCCTACAGAAGGTTGGTTCCTGGTTTTGAGGCGCCGGTGAACCTCGCATACTCCAGCAGGAACAGGAGCGCATCCATAAGGATACCTATGTATTCAGCAAGTCCAAAGGCCAAGAGGGTTGAGGTAAGATTCCCTGATGCGTCATGCAATCCATATCTGGCATTCTCCGCCATGCTCATGGCAGGTCTTGACGGCATAGAAAACAAGATTGAGCCGGGCGCCCCGCTTGACAAGGATATCTATGACATGAAGCCGGAGGAGCTGACAGACATCCCGTCTCTTCCAGGCTCCCTGGACGAGGCTCTGGAACACCTCGACAATGACAAGGAGTTCCTGCTAAAAGGCGGCGTATTTACAGAAGACGTTATAGACACATGGATTAACTACAAGAGGACCAGGGAAATAGACGCAATGAGGCTCAGACCGCATCCTTATGAGTTCAATCTGTATTTTGATATTTAA
- a CDS encoding RDD family protein: MNNTATEKGGFWIRLVAFIVDNIVIFFATAFFAFVAGLATGLGGLTSGLSTEKVEHLSTIFGFFIGTLLGPFYYTFFTGWEGQTPGKRLMGLRVVTKSGGPVSYGRALLRYIGYFVSFFFLGLGFIMIAFDRNKRGFHDFIAGTCVIKVE, encoded by the coding sequence ATGAATAATACAGCAACTGAGAAAGGCGGGTTCTGGATTCGGCTTGTTGCATTTATTGTTGATAATATCGTTATTTTCTTTGCCACTGCATTTTTTGCATTTGTTGCAGGCCTTGCAACCGGACTCGGGGGCTTAACCTCCGGTCTGTCCACTGAAAAGGTAGAGCATCTATCCACAATCTTCGGCTTCTTTATTGGAACGTTGCTGGGACCATTCTATTATACGTTCTTTACCGGATGGGAGGGACAGACCCCCGGAAAGAGGCTGATGGGATTGCGCGTTGTTACAAAATCAGGAGGGCCTGTCAGCTATGGCAGGGCATTATTGAGATATATAGGATATTTTGTTTCCTTCTTTTTCCTTGGCCTTGGCTTTATTATGATAGCATTTGACAGGAATAAGCGGGGTTTTCACGATTTTATTGCAGGGACATGTGTAATTAAGGTAGAATAA